The genomic window CCCGTCTCGGTGGTCAGGCGCTTAATGCCGAATTGCTTGTTGTACCAGGCTTGGGGAACCGCGGTGTTGGGCTTGTGACTGCCGGCAGGACTGACACCCTCGTTTTTGTAATAGATCCTGGCGGGTGTTCCCAAGGCCTGCTCCAGACGCCGCGCGCGATACAGCGGACTGGGACGCCAGAGATAAAGGATTTCGAGGATCTCGTCCGGGATGTT from Phycisphaerae bacterium includes these protein-coding regions:
- a CDS encoding TrpB-like pyridoxal-phosphate dependent enzyme (catalyzes the formation of L-tryptophan from indole and L-serine), yielding MNTKVLLDESEIPRQWYNLAADLPNPLQPPLGPDGKPISPDMLAPVFPMNLIEQEVSQERWINIPDEILEILYLWRPSPLYRARRLEQALGTPARIYYKNEGVSPAGSHKPNTAVPQAWYNKQFGIKRLTTETG